A genomic segment from Candidatus Borkfalkia ceftriaxoniphila encodes:
- a CDS encoding EAL domain-containing protein — translation MIRQLLAGAELKPGVAILLVVLFVLVAAAAMFFLYRGIRKDRNRYIADKLKIGELNKDSFDDLILRRFHSAGKNTHFSVFFIEINDAKNIRESFGEKQFAGAVNTLVERLYRLLPKGSKVCLYEYDLLAVLVDEDLDKKALSDLASFCLLEGRKTVSLITRVRLELDLSIGVNSYNAFSANFNAFKQNLELALAVSKRNGLNKYTIYSSEISNSESEEYKYYQEIKSAIEANEFTLYYQPVYDLKNNVIFAYESLLRWNHKTLGVLAPGKFLNILEQSGDINWVGAWAFEQLLIAQQRYKQKNPDKNVTFSMNLSPKQLMNPNLTDDFRRVLKKYKVPANEVCMEIVEFAMFDKMPEVHENIQKLVQCGFQIALDDFGLEMSSLKRLENLQVNWVKLDRSFIDEAKDDLLIGGVANSLVGYAEKNDFRIIAEGIEDDVTLDFIKELSIPYGQGYYFGKPKAPAEYDI, via the coding sequence ATGATCCGTCAACTGCTCGCAGGCGCAGAATTGAAACCCGGAGTCGCCATTCTGTTGGTCGTCCTGTTCGTCCTCGTTGCAGCGGCGGCGATGTTTTTCCTCTATCGCGGTATCCGCAAGGACCGAAACCGCTATATCGCGGATAAGTTGAAGATCGGCGAACTTAACAAGGATTCCTTTGACGATTTGATTCTGCGCCGCTTTCATTCCGCGGGCAAAAATACGCATTTCAGCGTCTTTTTCATCGAGATCAACGATGCGAAAAATATCCGCGAATCGTTCGGTGAAAAACAATTCGCAGGCGCGGTCAATACACTCGTCGAACGCCTGTACAGGCTCCTTCCCAAAGGCAGCAAGGTCTGCCTGTACGAATACGACCTTTTGGCGGTTCTCGTCGACGAGGACCTGGATAAAAAAGCGCTCTCCGATCTGGCGTCGTTCTGCCTGTTGGAAGGGCGTAAAACCGTCAGTTTGATCACGCGCGTGCGGCTGGAACTCGATCTGAGCATCGGCGTCAACAGTTACAATGCGTTCAGCGCCAATTTTAACGCGTTCAAGCAGAATCTCGAACTCGCGCTCGCCGTATCCAAAAGAAACGGACTCAATAAATATACGATCTACTCTTCGGAAATCTCCAACAGCGAGAGCGAAGAATATAAATATTATCAGGAGATAAAATCGGCGATCGAGGCGAACGAGTTTACTTTATACTATCAGCCCGTGTATGATTTAAAGAACAATGTTATTTTCGCCTACGAAAGCCTGTTGCGCTGGAATCACAAGACGCTCGGCGTGCTCGCTCCGGGAAAATTTCTGAATATCTTGGAGCAATCGGGCGACATCAACTGGGTCGGAGCGTGGGCGTTCGAACAACTGCTCATCGCGCAGCAGCGTTATAAGCAGAAAAATCCCGATAAAAACGTCACTTTTTCCATGAACCTTTCGCCCAAACAGTTAATGAATCCCAATCTTACCGACGATTTCCGCCGCGTGCTCAAAAAATATAAAGTGCCTGCAAACGAAGTGTGTATGGAGATCGTGGAATTCGCCATGTTCGACAAAATGCCTGAGGTGCACGAAAATATTCAAAAACTCGTACAGTGCGGCTTTCAGATCGCGCTCGACGATTTCGGACTGGAAATGAGTTCTTTGAAGCGGTTGGAAAATCTGCAGGTCAACTGGGTAAAACTCGACCGCTCGTTTATCGACGAAGCGAAAGACGACCTTTTGATCGGAGGCGTGGCAAACTCGCTGGTCGGCTACGCGGAAAAGAACGATTTCCGTATCATCGCCGAGGGGATCGAGGACGACGTAACGCTGGATTTTATCAAGGAACTTTCGATCCCGTACGGGCAGGGCTATTATTTCGGCAAGCCCAAGGCGCCCGCGGAATACGATATTTGA
- a CDS encoding signal peptidase I, whose product MRNKKVINIVVNVIVAIILVFVFILTLNIILSGDKGYTSIFGTAYVSVESNSMKGDKADNFQKGDLLKIKILDEEEKKNLQPGDVITFWDNTIVDNQLVLNSHRIIKVEKQSDGSVRYETKGDNNLDADKMLIPDVTIVGIYEGKIGGLGNVVSWFHSSTGFFVCIVLPAFLIVAYFAFNLVMVLRERNKVSDETKKERLRQELLEELRAEGKLSVGNDDEISEPDNKDQD is encoded by the coding sequence ATGCGTAACAAAAAAGTAATCAATATCGTCGTAAACGTCATCGTAGCCATTATTCTGGTGTTCGTTTTTATTCTCACGCTCAATATCATTCTGTCGGGGGATAAAGGTTACACTTCGATTTTCGGCACCGCTTACGTATCGGTGGAAAGCAATTCGATGAAGGGCGATAAAGCCGATAACTTCCAGAAGGGCGATCTTCTGAAAATCAAGATCCTCGATGAAGAAGAAAAGAAAAATTTGCAGCCGGGCGATGTGATCACTTTTTGGGACAATACCATCGTGGATAATCAACTGGTACTGAATTCGCATAGGATTATCAAGGTCGAGAAGCAGTCGGATGGCTCGGTAAGATACGAAACCAAGGGCGACAATAATCTCGATGCCGATAAAATGCTTATACCCGACGTAACCATCGTCGGTATCTACGAGGGCAAGATCGGCGGACTTGGCAACGTCGTTTCCTGGTTTCACTCTTCCACGGGCTTTTTTGTGTGCATCGTGCTCCCCGCGTTTTTGATCGTGGCGTATTTTGCGTTCAATCTGGTCATGGTGCTTCGCGAGAGGAACAAAGTCAGCGACGAAACGAAAAAAGAACGACTGCGGCAAGAACTCTTAGAGGAACTTCGCGCGGAAGGTAAACTATCTGTCGGAAATGACGACGAAATTTCGGAACCGGATAACAAGGATCAGGATTAA
- a CDS encoding DUF2357 domain-containing protein, whose translation MDKEYLQNFMEKMRGGGLLYDNFYKALRGGKNEVFHNVVSEAVTLDDSWILTLEGALHSIEQIARNPRKFIIDEELIVDVERARRTNAKTIRHLASNTKNIQSISESGEVRPKKLLTTEMQEDLAIYENRFVCALVQRLVTFVEQRYNDINGKMHMYDITNVNLRSNFHYGESEVECGLFVKMKEPPHDKVLLERNRGLLEKVKALRRRLKILQSTDFMRQLNGKKPVHPPIMKTNLIKMNVDYQNCYKLWLYISSYTFVGYSVEVKDKNLPVDGDYFDDLTVLAGLSVQSLFTNKLLKAEEYENIPFGEPKRKNYKVVTKYKFMPSFAEDKKTAGEDTVNEFYFRQMKNELVKATGLGTLAEEKQLKMNFQRFFKAIEKINNAMLDEVIASQIPAKKDLLKKTAIQKKEQAVKDAQFTYRRYQQISRLRREELEKSLKKESRELLKLEKLKAELDKEKGKRRDRLEQARKKKAQLERIKAKKLLAEQKAKLYEEGLREKDAAKSEELEEAKRRKREETKRKRELKKLEELREKYDGLD comes from the coding sequence ATGGACAAAGAATATCTTCAGAATTTTATGGAAAAAATGCGCGGCGGCGGATTGTTGTACGACAATTTTTACAAGGCGCTGCGCGGCGGGAAGAACGAAGTATTCCATAACGTCGTGTCCGAGGCGGTCACTCTCGACGACAGTTGGATCCTGACGCTGGAAGGCGCGCTGCATTCCATCGAACAGATCGCGCGCAATCCCCGCAAATTCATCATCGACGAAGAACTGATCGTTGACGTGGAGCGCGCGCGTCGCACCAACGCAAAGACGATACGTCATCTCGCCTCCAACACGAAAAATATTCAAAGCATTTCCGAAAGCGGGGAGGTGCGCCCCAAAAAACTTTTGACGACCGAGATGCAGGAAGATCTCGCCATATACGAGAACCGTTTTGTGTGCGCACTCGTACAGAGGCTCGTGACTTTTGTCGAACAGCGCTACAACGATATCAACGGCAAAATGCACATGTACGATATCACCAACGTGAATTTGAGATCGAATTTTCATTACGGCGAAAGCGAGGTGGAATGCGGACTTTTCGTCAAGATGAAGGAACCGCCGCACGACAAAGTTCTGCTCGAACGCAACCGCGGACTGCTGGAAAAGGTAAAGGCGCTGCGCCGCCGTCTGAAAATTTTACAGAGCACGGATTTCATGCGTCAGTTAAACGGCAAAAAGCCCGTGCACCCGCCCATCATGAAGACCAATCTCATCAAGATGAACGTCGATTATCAGAACTGCTACAAATTGTGGCTGTACATTTCGTCGTACACGTTCGTCGGTTACAGCGTGGAAGTCAAGGACAAAAACCTGCCCGTAGACGGCGATTATTTCGACGATCTCACGGTTCTTGCGGGTTTGAGCGTGCAGTCGCTGTTTACGAACAAACTTTTAAAGGCCGAGGAATATGAAAATATTCCCTTCGGAGAGCCGAAACGAAAAAATTATAAAGTCGTCACGAAATATAAATTTATGCCGTCTTTTGCAGAGGATAAAAAGACGGCGGGCGAGGATACCGTCAACGAGTTTTATTTCCGTCAGATGAAGAACGAACTCGTCAAAGCGACAGGGCTCGGCACGTTGGCGGAAGAAAAACAACTGAAAATGAATTTTCAGCGTTTTTTTAAGGCGATCGAAAAGATCAACAACGCCATGTTGGACGAGGTGATCGCCTCGCAGATCCCCGCGAAAAAAGATCTGCTGAAAAAGACTGCCATTCAGAAAAAAGAACAGGCGGTCAAAGACGCGCAGTTCACGTACCGCCGTTATCAGCAGATTTCGCGCCTCAGGAGAGAGGAACTCGAAAAGTCGCTCAAAAAAGAGAGCCGCGAACTTCTGAAATTGGAGAAACTGAAAGCCGAACTGGATAAGGAAAAGGGTAAACGCCGCGACAGGCTGGAACAGGCGCGCAAGAAGAAAGCGCAGTTGGAAAGGATCAAAGCGAAAAAACTTCTCGCGGAACAAAAGGCAAAACTGTACGAAGAGGGGCTGCGCGAAAAGGACGCCGCAAAGTCGGAAGAACTCGAAGAGGCAAAGCGTCGGAAACGCGAGGAAACCAAGCGGAAAAGGGAACTCAAAAAATTGGAAGAATTACGGGAAAAATACGATGGGCTTGATTGA
- a CDS encoding signal peptidase I: MGLIEPKNKKKKILSAVSFTLAAVIFLLALYVFFVSLDAKSKNEPVEFFGRSFVIVLTDSMTPEIGVGELVVIESTGIESVQVGQNAVFVSLSGMLKGQRIIHKVVEVGHDEQGVYLRTQGVKEGAPVDPDPVRAENFTGVEVGHSVFWGKIIGFFTKLENWLLLLVVLVAVSIAIMQIVKIVKIAKNPEDSDKQDRS; encoded by the coding sequence ATGGGCTTGATTGAACCGAAAAATAAGAAAAAAAAGATTTTGTCAGCCGTAAGTTTTACTCTTGCGGCTGTAATCTTTCTGCTTGCGCTGTACGTTTTTTTCGTTTCGCTGGACGCAAAGAGCAAAAATGAACCGGTAGAATTTTTCGGGCGCTCGTTCGTCATCGTGCTCACCGATTCCATGACGCCCGAGATCGGCGTAGGCGAACTCGTCGTCATCGAGAGCACGGGCATCGAAAGCGTTCAGGTAGGGCAGAACGCGGTCTTTGTCAGCCTTAGCGGAATGCTGAAAGGGCAGCGCATCATTCACAAAGTCGTGGAGGTCGGTCACGACGAACAGGGCGTTTATCTCCGCACACAGGGCGTGAAAGAGGGGGCGCCCGTCGATCCAGATCCCGTACGGGCGGAAAACTTTACGGGCGTGGAAGTCGGGCACTCCGTCTTTTGGGGCAAGATCATCGGCTTTTTCACCAAACTTGAAAACTGGCTGTTGCTGCTCGTCGTGCTCGTCGCAGTGAGCATCGCGATCATGCAGATCGTCAAAATCGTCAAAATTGCAAAGAATCCCGAGGATAGCGACAAACAGGATCGATCGTAA
- a CDS encoding TMEM164 family acyltransferase: MSEYVLGPSEGTPPPAGPHNMPPPRVFGWQHLLYLVVVIAVGAAIFLLVRKKYAKNDRALSLIFRVCGVILLFFVTINRVSEIFRLHGWYYIFPNSFCGLGSFVLAFALIFGKKDNIVLHFIAYLTMFGGIVNLIYPYYVGQHRLFFYPSTISGLLHHTMCVFIFVLMVYTGYMKPDIKKWYAIPLGLSTFMTVGVFELSMFLPLDPMYDAMNIIVAIVPDTILTWWFVGLGFVLAYAVFMVAWHFANKARNARKQEAAASTLERAADKKM; this comes from the coding sequence ATGTCTGAATACGTGCTTGGACCGAGCGAGGGGACACCGCCGCCCGCAGGTCCGCACAATATGCCGCCGCCGCGCGTTTTCGGTTGGCAGCATTTACTGTATCTTGTCGTCGTCATCGCCGTCGGCGCCGCGATCTTTCTGCTCGTACGTAAAAAATACGCTAAAAACGATAGGGCGTTATCATTGATTTTCAGAGTGTGCGGCGTGATTCTATTGTTTTTCGTTACAATCAACCGTGTCAGTGAAATATTTCGGTTGCACGGCTGGTACTACATCTTTCCCAACTCCTTTTGCGGGCTGGGTTCGTTCGTGCTCGCTTTTGCGCTTATATTCGGAAAAAAAGACAATATCGTCCTGCATTTTATAGCGTATCTGACTATGTTCGGCGGGATCGTAAATCTCATTTATCCCTATTACGTGGGGCAGCACCGTCTGTTTTTTTATCCAAGCACGATCTCGGGGCTTTTGCATCATACGATGTGTGTATTTATATTCGTTCTTATGGTTTATACAGGCTATATGAAACCCGACATAAAGAAATGGTACGCGATTCCATTGGGGCTCAGTACGTTTATGACCGTGGGCGTATTTGAACTGAGTATGTTTTTACCGCTCGATCCCATGTACGACGCCATGAATATCATCGTCGCGATCGTGCCCGATACTATTCTCACCTGGTGGTTCGTGGGGTTGGGTTTCGTGCTTGCTTATGCTGTTTTTATGGTCGCGTGGCATTTTGCCAACAAGGCGCGGAACGCGCGCAAACAAGAGGCGGCCGCTTCGACGCTGGAACGCGCGGCTGACAAAAAAATGTAA
- a CDS encoding ferritin-like domain-containing protein, with the protein MKRCAICGEVVEDDVMVCPVCKATKFVPIDESAEIKFACVHEVGVAKGLDEEVVKGLRANFEGECTEVGMYLAMARVAEREGYPEIAEAYKRYAFEEAEHASKFAELLGECITDSTKKNLELRVAAETGACEGKLMIAKRAKELGYDAIHDTVHEMAKDEARHGAGFNGLLKRYFK; encoded by the coding sequence ATGAAAAGATGTGCTATTTGCGGTGAAGTCGTAGAAGACGACGTGATGGTCTGCCCTGTATGCAAGGCGACGAAATTCGTTCCCATCGACGAAAGCGCCGAGATCAAATTTGCGTGCGTGCACGAAGTGGGCGTTGCCAAGGGGCTGGACGAAGAAGTCGTCAAGGGATTGAGAGCTAATTTCGAGGGCGAATGCACCGAAGTGGGCATGTACCTTGCCATGGCGAGAGTTGCCGAGAGAGAGGGCTATCCCGAAATAGCGGAAGCCTATAAGAGATACGCTTTCGAAGAGGCGGAGCACGCATCCAAATTCGCAGAACTTTTGGGCGAGTGCATCACGGATTCGACCAAAAAGAATCTGGAACTTCGCGTCGCGGCGGAAACGGGCGCCTGCGAAGGCAAACTGATGATCGCCAAGCGCGCCAAAGAGTTGGGCTACGACGCGATCCACGACACCGTGCACGAAATGGCAAAGGACGAAGCCCGTCACGGCGCCGGCTTCAACGGTCTTTTGAAAAGATATTTCAAGTAA
- a CDS encoding PH domain-containing protein — MKDFKFKFSRTAVILSVLAIALALGGAGWTIYRIIRFGFPSFTLGLQHVVMLIVCALLLVVFVSLLIRSFYRITDKEIVLRFGVIKSTFKIEEITSVHLFTKTNKLVVYFKNETFTVIVVKPEWNNEFIKALTSKNENIRYDVSYTEKDEDNDGPDGQ, encoded by the coding sequence ATGAAAGACTTTAAATTCAAATTTTCCAGAACGGCGGTCATCCTTTCTGTTCTCGCGATCGCGCTCGCATTGGGCGGCGCGGGCTGGACGATTTATCGCATTATACGTTTCGGTTTTCCGAGTTTTACCCTCGGTCTGCAGCACGTGGTCATGCTCATCGTATGCGCGCTTCTCTTAGTGGTATTCGTCAGTCTGCTCATCCGCTCTTTCTACCGCATCACCGACAAAGAGATCGTGCTCCGTTTCGGGGTGATCAAGAGCACCTTCAAAATCGAAGAGATCACGTCGGTGCATTTATTTACCAAAACGAACAAATTGGTCGTTTATTTCAAAAACGAAACGTTTACGGTCATCGTCGTCAAACCCGAGTGGAACAACGAATTTATCAAGGCGCTGACCTCTAAAAACGAAAATATCCGCTACGACGTTTCCTACACCGAAAAAGACGAGGACAACGACGGGCCCGACGGACAATAA
- a CDS encoding FoF1 ATP synthase subunit A: protein MQQFNSQLLIDFTALGEKIFPKFIFGEGLFAVNDSVISGFIVVAVILLAALIMRLTIIRKWKTTPTGGQMFLEWLVCTFDKQAEDSTENYASFMGPYTFGAAAYICCGVLVELFGLRPAMADVGACLSLALCTFLFIHTLGFVKKKHRRLLHYLNPINIITDIAVPVSMTVRLFGSILSGMVIMELVYIVVEAIWFVGLPLIIPALVSPLFTLFHAFIQAYVFASLTLMFVQEAIEEGPKKQKKKKKKRGEEIAA from the coding sequence GTGCAACAATTCAATTCACAACTACTTATAGATTTTACCGCGTTAGGTGAAAAAATATTCCCGAAGTTCATTTTCGGCGAAGGCTTGTTTGCCGTCAACGACAGCGTGATCTCGGGCTTTATCGTCGTTGCGGTCATTTTACTGGCGGCGCTTATCATGCGCCTGACGATCATCCGCAAATGGAAAACGACGCCCACGGGCGGGCAGATGTTTTTGGAATGGCTCGTCTGCACGTTCGATAAACAGGCGGAAGATTCTACGGAAAATTACGCGTCGTTCATGGGACCGTACACGTTCGGTGCGGCGGCGTATATCTGCTGCGGGGTTCTCGTCGAACTATTCGGACTTCGCCCCGCCATGGCGGACGTAGGCGCCTGCCTGTCGCTCGCCCTCTGTACTTTTTTGTTTATCCATACGCTCGGTTTCGTGAAGAAGAAACACAGGCGTTTGCTGCATTATCTCAATCCCATCAACATCATCACGGATATCGCCGTGCCCGTTTCCATGACCGTCCGGTTATTCGGCAGTATTTTAAGCGGTATGGTGATCATGGAACTCGTATATATAGTCGTCGAGGCGATCTGGTTCGTGGGGCTTCCGCTCATTATTCCCGCCCTCGTTTCGCCGCTGTTCACGCTGTTCCACGCGTTTATACAGGCGTACGTGTTCGCCTCGCTCACGTTGATGTTCGTGCAGGAAGCGATCGAAGAGGGACCGAAAAAGCAAAAGAAAAAGAAGAAAAAGCGCGGCGAAGAGATCGCGGCGTAA
- the atpE gene encoding ATP synthase F0 subunit C: MNFLASDGAALGAAIGAGIAAFTGVGAGIGMGIATGKAVEATARQPEAVGKIRTMLLLGLAFAETTAIYGLLISILLIFVGVA; the protein is encoded by the coding sequence ATGAACTTTTTGGCGAGCGACGGCGCGGCGTTGGGCGCGGCGATCGGCGCGGGCATTGCGGCATTTACGGGCGTAGGCGCAGGTATCGGTATGGGCATCGCCACGGGCAAAGCCGTAGAAGCGACGGCGCGTCAGCCCGAAGCGGTCGGCAAGATCAGAACGATGCTCCTTCTGGGGCTCGCGTTTGCGGAAACCACCGCGATCTACGGATTATTGATCAGTATACTGTTGATTTTCGTAGGCGTGGCATAG
- a CDS encoding F0F1 ATP synthase subunit B family protein: protein MSQMIPLNLVLASILDTFGISVTSILLHLLNLVVLTVGLYFLLFKPVKRMVRERQEKVKKIEQENSELNAEVKKLKDNTEEVLTEAKKEAADIHEKAVRVANQKADDIIGEAKIKAKGLVERTEKELDEERKKLQQDIEKEITDVSFVVAEKVLARDITKEDNKRMIEECLEEWSKK, encoded by the coding sequence ATGTCGCAAATGATCCCTCTCAATCTCGTTTTGGCGAGTATATTAGATACGTTCGGTATTTCCGTAACGAGCATTCTGCTTCATTTATTGAATCTGGTAGTGCTTACCGTCGGATTGTATTTTCTTTTGTTCAAGCCCGTCAAAAGGATGGTGCGCGAGCGGCAGGAAAAAGTAAAAAAGATCGAACAGGAAAACAGCGAACTCAACGCGGAAGTGAAAAAACTGAAAGACAATACCGAGGAGGTATTGACCGAGGCGAAAAAGGAAGCCGCGGATATACACGAAAAGGCCGTGCGCGTAGCCAATCAAAAGGCGGACGACATTATCGGCGAGGCTAAAATCAAGGCGAAAGGGCTCGTGGAGCGCACGGAAAAGGAACTGGACGAAGAGCGCAAAAAATTGCAGCAGGATATCGAAAAGGAAATTACCGACGTATCCTTTGTGGTCGCGGAAAAAGTACTTGCGCGCGACATCACCAAAGAGGATAACAAGCGCATGATCGAAGAGTGCCTCGAAGAGTGGAGCAAAAAATAA
- a CDS encoding F0F1 ATP synthase subunit delta, which produces MSKSEQVAKVTVTIKPDDETMKKIADFVKRHNCYSVDYIIDENIIGGIIIQIGDVIYDGSVRGRLENIKQAL; this is translated from the coding sequence ATGTCCAAGAGCGAACAGGTCGCAAAAGTGACCGTAACGATCAAGCCCGACGACGAAACGATGAAAAAGATTGCCGATTTCGTCAAGCGGCACAACTGTTACAGCGTCGATTACATCATCGATGAAAACATAATCGGCGGAATTATCATTCAGATAGGGGACGTTATATACGACGGTTCCGTAAGGGGCAGGCTGGAAAATATCAAGCAAGCGTTGTAA
- the atpA gene encoding F0F1 ATP synthase subunit alpha: MIDVNEIAKGIKEKIAKVQESHDERSTGRIVYSGDGIIRISGISDVKYNELLDIKGGYHALALNLEQDLVGAVLFSGEDKVRFGDYAYSTGRTVDMQVGEELIGRVVNPLGEALDGLGELHTGKSRPVEYPAPSIMDRGKVNKPLQTGILAIDSMIPIGRGQRELIIGDRQTGKTAIAVDAILNQKGENVICIYVSIGQKASSLAKTLNTLQNAGAMEYTCVVGSTADDAAPLQYIAPYSGCALAEYFMYQGKDVLIVYDDLTKHAVAYREMSLLLQRPAGREAYPGDVFYLHSRLLERSAKLSEEKGGGSITALPIVETLAGDISAYIPTNVISITDGQIYLESELFNSGVRPAVNVGLSVSRVGGSAQRPAIRSVSGQLRINLAQYRELAIFSQFGSDLDTETQKILSRGAKLTDTLKQRQYLNYSVREMFVLLLVSQSDVIDAVPEKKVTAYNENLLDFIRVNRPEILSDIDPDQKPGDELKERILEVARECLSYVGIAVRKESTEAENG, encoded by the coding sequence ATGATCGACGTAAACGAAATAGCCAAAGGCATCAAAGAAAAAATCGCCAAAGTACAGGAGTCGCACGACGAACGCTCGACGGGGCGCATCGTCTATTCGGGAGACGGGATCATCAGGATCTCGGGCATCTCGGACGTAAAGTACAACGAACTTCTCGACATCAAGGGCGGCTATCACGCGCTTGCGCTCAACCTGGAACAAGATCTGGTGGGCGCGGTGCTTTTTTCGGGCGAAGATAAGGTGCGGTTCGGCGACTATGCCTATTCTACGGGCAGGACCGTGGATATGCAGGTGGGCGAAGAACTCATCGGCAGAGTCGTCAATCCCCTCGGAGAGGCGCTCGACGGGCTGGGAGAACTGCACACGGGCAAGTCCCGCCCCGTGGAATATCCCGCGCCCTCCATCATGGACCGCGGCAAAGTGAACAAACCATTGCAGACGGGCATCCTCGCCATCGACAGCATGATCCCCATCGGAAGAGGGCAGAGGGAACTGATCATCGGCGACAGGCAGACGGGCAAGACCGCCATCGCCGTGGACGCCATCCTGAATCAGAAGGGCGAAAACGTGATCTGTATCTATGTTTCCATAGGGCAGAAAGCGTCCTCGCTTGCAAAGACGCTCAACACCCTGCAGAACGCGGGCGCCATGGAATACACCTGCGTGGTCGGCTCCACGGCGGACGACGCCGCGCCCCTGCAATACATCGCGCCGTACAGCGGCTGCGCCCTTGCCGAATACTTCATGTATCAGGGGAAGGACGTTCTGATCGTGTACGACGATCTTACGAAACACGCCGTCGCATACCGCGAAATGAGCCTGTTGTTGCAGCGCCCCGCGGGACGCGAGGCGTACCCCGGCGACGTATTTTATCTGCATTCGCGCCTGTTGGAACGCTCGGCGAAACTGAGCGAAGAAAAGGGAGGCGGCTCGATCACCGCGCTTCCCATCGTGGAAACGCTGGCGGGAGATATCTCCGCGTATATTCCGACGAACGTCATTTCCATTACAGACGGACAGATCTATCTGGAAAGCGAACTGTTCAACAGCGGCGTGCGCCCCGCGGTCAACGTGGGCCTTTCCGTTTCGCGCGTGGGCGGCAGCGCGCAGCGCCCTGCAATACGCTCTGTTTCGGGGCAACTCCGCATCAATCTCGCGCAATACAGGGAACTCGCCATTTTCTCGCAGTTCGGCTCCGATCTGGACACCGAAACGCAGAAAATTTTAAGCCGCGGCGCCAAACTGACGGATACTCTCAAACAGAGGCAGTATCTCAATTACAGCGTGCGCGAAATGTTCGTACTCCTTCTGGTTTCGCAGAGCGACGTTATCGACGCCGTTCCCGAAAAGAAGGTGACGGCATACAACGAAAATCTTCTCGACTTCATCCGCGTCAACAGGCCGGAGATCCTCTCGGATATCGACCCCGACCAAAAACCGGGCGACGAACTCAAAGAGCGCATTTTGGAAGTTGCGCGCGAATGTTTGAGTTACGTCGGCATCGCGGTTCGCAAGGAGAGCACGGAGGCGGAAAATGGCTGA
- the atpG gene encoding ATP synthase F1 subunit gamma — MADTAEIKHRIKGINDTHQITKAMELISVAKMHKTMAKHAANAPYFDTVRYAIKDILRHSADIHNKYIDHRPDSRTAYIVIAGDKGLAGSYNANVLNLAWEHMQKRPVHYVITIGQMARAFFESKKQSVDLEFTHAVTNPTMHDARGVMRDILDLYDKNLMDEVIVAFTKMQSTVVQTPQLIRLLPIMEQDIEVENAPSYGGQLEYDPSPKEVLDVLVPQYLVGVIYSTLIHASASEHAARMLAMSNANKNAEKMLDTLNLEYNRSRQSAITTELLDLASGRFASKR, encoded by the coding sequence ATGGCTGATACCGCAGAGATCAAGCATCGCATCAAGGGGATCAACGATACGCATCAGATCACGAAGGCGATGGAGTTGATCTCCGTGGCGAAGATGCACAAGACGATGGCAAAGCACGCCGCCAACGCCCCTTATTTCGATACGGTGCGCTATGCGATCAAAGATATCCTGCGCCACAGCGCGGATATTCACAATAAATATATCGACCACCGTCCCGATTCGCGCACGGCGTATATCGTCATCGCGGGCGACAAGGGATTGGCAGGCTCGTACAATGCGAACGTGCTCAATCTCGCGTGGGAGCATATGCAAAAGCGTCCCGTGCATTACGTCATCACCATCGGGCAGATGGCGCGCGCTTTTTTCGAGAGCAAGAAACAGAGCGTCGATCTGGAATTCACGCACGCCGTGACCAATCCCACCATGCACGACGCGCGCGGCGTTATGCGCGACATTCTCGATCTGTACGACAAGAATCTGATGGACGAGGTCATCGTCGCGTTCACCAAAATGCAGTCCACAGTCGTGCAGACGCCCCAACTCATCCGCCTTCTTCCCATTATGGAACAGGATATCGAGGTGGAAAACGCCCCGTCGTACGGCGGTCAACTCGAATACGACCCTTCCCCCAAGGAAGTGCTGGACGTACTCGTGCCGCAGTATCTGGTCGGCGTCATCTATTCCACGCTCATTCACGCGTCGGCAAGCGAACACGCCGCGCGTATGCTCGCGATGTCCAACGCCAACAAAAACGCGGAAAAGATGCTCGACACGCTCAATCTCGAATACAACCGTTCCCGACAGAGCGCCATCACGACTGAACTTTTGGATCTGGCGTCGGGAAGGTTTGCCTCGAAGAGATAA